From the Sediminitomix flava genome, the window TTTGGGTTTGAGCGAAAAGTTGTCATTGAGTTATCAAAGCTGTTTGAATTTTAGGCGAAAAGTACAATATGCTATGCGAAGTAGTCAACGATATCCTTTAAAGAATTATCTGGAAGTTGACGAATTTGCTGTAGGTGGTTATGACTCAGAAAGCCAAGGCAGAGCTAAAGGAGATAAGAAACTAGTCAATGTAGCATTAGAAATAACTCCTGATGGTGGATTTGGTAGAGCGTATGCCGTTAAAATTGAAGATTATTCAAGCACTGAACTTGAAAAAATTTTCAAACAACATATAGATCCAGAGAATACTCAAATCAGAACAGATAAATGGACTGGTTATATTCCACTTACTAAGAAGTACAACATTGAACAAGAGTATTCAGAAAATGGACAAAATTTTAGACAGTTGCACCTTCATATTATGAATATTAAAAATTGGATCAGAGGTACTCATCATCACGTTAGTAAGGAGTATATCGAGCGATATTTAGATGAATTTCAC encodes:
- a CDS encoding IS1595 family transposase encodes the protein MITFEGFDDRTFYLTFQTEEDCLQYLSSMKWAENYKCRKCGHGKFMKGKKSHSRRCQKCKYDESATAHTLFHQLKFSLMIAFEMVFRLSCDKKGISTLGLSEKLSLSYQSCLNFRRKVQYAMRSSQRYPLKNYLEVDEFAVGGYDSESQGRAKGDKKLVNVALEITPDGGFGRAYAVKIEDYSSTELEKIFKQHIDPENTQIRTDKWTGYIPLTKKYNIEQEYSENGQNFRQLHLHIMNIKNWIRGTHHHVSKEYIERYLDEFHFRFNRRTYRKSIFKKIIERLVFSTKVTQSQLRVWAT